TTAAGAATGATGCCGAGGGAGGAGAGAACCCTCGCATCGAGAATAAAGGGTTCGATGTTTTTCTCGACTCTTACCGACTTGAGACCAGGAAAATTCCGGGCTATCTCATCGATCAGAGAATTCAGATATTGATCGGCAGATATATTCCTGAAGTCAGCGGAACGGTAAAGCTTATCGTAAAGGACCATCATACTCTGGACGCGGCTTCTTGCGTCCGCCAGTGCCGCCACTACCGTGGGGTCTTTAAGGCGGCTCGCCTGGAGCGCGAGGAGGCTCATGATGACGTTCATGTTGTTCTTGATCCTGTGATGGACTTCCCTGAGAAGAAGCTCTTTCTCCGAAAGAAGGGCTTCTATCTCTCCCTGGGCGTCACGTCGCTCCAGCTCGCCGGCCGCGCGGATTGCCGCCAGCTTCAACACGGTCTCGACGAGCCTCGTGTCCTCCATCGGGCGTCGTGCAATCACCGCAATGAGACCGATCGGACGGCCGTCCGAGCCCCAAAGAGTGGTCCCCACATAACTTTCCGCCCCCATCTCCCGGAGTATCTCATCCCGGGGAAAGAGGTCCCGGACTTTTTGAGGGAAAGAGCAGATTGTCTTTCCCACCACCTCCTCGCAAGGGGTATCGGCAAGGGTATATTCCACGTTGTCTTCAAAGGTCCCGTCAAAATAAATGGCCAGGGTTTTTGCTTTATGATCTTGCCCCGAGAGGCGGTCGATGCATACATAGTCGACCTCCAGGGTCCATGCGAGGTATCGCGCGAGAGATTTGAAAAACTCACCACCCGAGCGTGCATACCCGGACTGGAGGAGAAAAAGCTGTACTTCATCGATTTTTTTGCGGACGCTCGTATCCCGTACCACGCAAATCGATCCGCCGTGGTCGAGGGCCGTCAGCGATACCTCCTGAGGGAAGAAACTTTCATCTTTTCTCTTCCCCGTCGCCTCCCCCTGCCATTGTCCATGCCGCCGGAACTGGGGCAGAATATACCGGTCGAATCTCCTTATCTCGTTATCTTCATAAAGGAGACGCCATGATTGACCCACGAGCTCGTCTGCCATGGAATAGCCATAGACGGCGGCAAAAGACTTGTTTACGTAGACCAGCAGCTCGTTCCCCCCGATCACGGCCATACCTTCCATTGAGGCTTCCATTGCATCGGTCAGCCTCTTGAGCTTCTCCTGCGCCTTCTTCTGCTCGGTAATATCCGTCATTACCCCTGCGATCCCCGCGACCGAGCCCGCCGCATCCCTGAAAAGCGCCTTTCGAAAGATCACGTCCCGCGCGGCGCCGCTCGCGGTCCTGGCGCGCCACTCGAAAGTCTGCACTCCTTGATTTGCGTATAATAGACGGTCCATCTCCTCATACTTGTCCGCTTCCTTCGTGGGATCCAACTCGCGGACCGTTCTTCCGATGATGCGTTTTCGGGCCATCCCCCTGAATTCTTCAAAGGCCCGGTTACACCCCAGGAACCTGCCCGACCTGTTCTTGTAATAAATGGGGCTGGGGACCGTGTCGAGAAGGGTGGTCACCAGTCTCACCTGGTTCTCGAGAAGCTCCTCCTTCTCCTTTAGAAGGATGAGCGATCTGTCTCTCTCGGTTAACGCGCGGCTCAGGTTGAGCCTGTTCAGGGAAAGCTGTGATATGATGCGCGCAAATTTGGAGAAAAAGGACATGGATGCGTTCACCGCCTCTTTGCTCCTGCGGGGTACCTGCTCCAGGGCCGTCATATATGCCTTTTCGTCGAAACCGTATCGTTTCGCCTGGGCACGAAAGAGGTCATAATCAGGCATTTCGTCATCGAAGAGGAATTGTCCCAGAAAGAGGTTGCCCACATGGGCAGGACCCGCCATGATGGGCGTTGCGAGATCCATCATATTATTTTTGCACTTATACACATTAAAGGTTCCCTCCACCGCCCCGCGCGTGAGGGTGATATCGCTCTCCACGCAATTCCTGCGCGATTCCGGGTGAAGGCGGTGGAATTTTGTGCATATCTCCTGCCACCCGGATGAAACGAGTATCTTCCCTTCGAGATCAACGACCGCCGCGCCGATTCCGGTGAGCCTGCAGAAGTCGTCCACGAGCGGTTGAAGGGCTTCGCTGTCGATCAAATCGGAAAGCCCGAGGCTGTCGTTGCCTTCGTGAAGGACCGGGACCTCATCCTTTCCCTCATGGAACGGAAGAGGGGAATGGCGTAATCCCGACCGGCGGGACTCGAAGAGCTCGAAAGCGGCTTCGATGGAGAAACGGAGGATATAATCTCCGGAGCCTTTTACGACATACCCGCAAAGGGGAATATCCTTTATGCCTTCCCCGGACTCTTCAAAGGAATGGGAAGTGAGGAAGACAACGGGCAGGCTTCGAAGGGAAAGGATTCGCCTTGCCGCCTCGGCGCCGCTCATCTCGGAACCCAGGTCCAAGTCCATGAGCACAAGATCGATCTTCTCCTTTCGGGATGCCAATTCCACCGCTTTTTTCCCCGACGGGGCGACGATCACATGGAAACCGAAACTCCGGACTTTTTCAGCGCCGGCTATGGCGATCATTGCCTCGTCCTCAACGAGGAGAATGGTTCTATTCATGGACATCCTTTCCTCCACTTTCTCGGGAGGGCGCCTTGTAAGGAACAGACCTCAGACTTCTCCCCCTTCGTCCTTGAATTCTGCAAAAGAAATGCCGCAATGCCGAAAGACGGATAATCAATCATTTAAAGGAATTATTCCGAAAGGGCAAAGGCAACTCACGTCTCAATTCCGAAACTTAAGTCTCATGGGTGCGACAAAGTATGCGAAAAATGCCTTGTTATGCGCTCCCGAAGGTGATCCTGACTTCCGTCCCCCCCTCGCTGCGTAGCTCGATGGAGCCCTCGAGCTGGTCTACGAGGGTCATGACGAGCTGCATTCCCAGAGATTGGGTACGGGTAAAATCGATCCCCGGAGGAAATCCGATGCCGTTGTCGGAGACGACGAGAGTATTCTCCCTCTCCCCGGCGGAAAGGTTCAGGCATATGGCCCCTGAATTCCCGTTCGGAAACGCATGCTTGAGAGAATTGGAGAGGAGCTCGTTTATAATAAGCCCCAAGGGCATGGCGGTGTCGATATCGAGTGAAAGTGGCGCTACGTCAATATTCATTTCCATATCCCTGCCCAACGCGTACGCGAGAAGGAGGTCCCGGGAAAGGTCGTTCACGTAATCGGGAAAATAAATATGCGCCAGGTTCCTCGACCTGTAGAGCTTGTCATGGATGAGGGCCATGGACCTGATGCGGTCCATGCTCGCGCTGAAGCAGGCGGAATCTTCGGAATCCCGTATATAACGGGATTGCATGTTGAGAAGGCTGGAGACAACCTGAAGGTTATTCTTTACCCTGTGGTGGATCTCCCTCAAGAGCACTTCCTTTTCCCTGAGAGACCCCTTTATGGTCTCTTCCGCTTCTTTTCGCGATGTAATGTCCATCGCCGCGCCGCGATAGCCCAGGATATCCCGGTTGCCGTCGAAGATGGGGACCGCGGTGGCGCTCATCCATACTGCCCTGCCTGTTTTGGTAAGGACAGGAAATTCCACGCCACTGAAGCCCACGCGGTCGCGCTTCAGTGATTCGAAAAGATCCCTCGCCTTCGGGACCATTGGTTCCGGGAGAAGCTCGAAAACAATCTTTCCCCGCACTTCATGGGGACTATATTCCAGGACATCGCGAATTCGATCGCTCACAAAGGTGAAGCGCCAGTAAGGGTCGAATTCGAAGAGGTATTCGCCGGCAGCCTCGCTGATATCCCGGAACCTCTGCTCGCTCTTCCGGAGCGCAACCTGGGCCTGCCTCTGGGCAAGGGCGATTGCGATCTGCTCCCCCGTGCTCTCGAGGAAAGAGATCAGCTCCGGGGTAAACCTGCCTTTCCGGCGGTCGTTGAATTGAAGAAGTCCCAATATCAGGTTGCCGTGCCTCAGGGGGATCAATGCCACCGATTCATACCCTTCCCCGTTGCACCGGTTGCGGGTGCGGGTCTGCCGGTCCTCATCGGTAGTCGTTGCGAGAAGGTCCGTGGTGCAGTTGGACCAGAAACTCCCCCGGGCCGTAAAAAAAGGAAGGGCCGGATCGAACCTGCAGGAAAGGATATTGCCGCACATGCACTCGAGCACCGGGCTGCCCGCATCGTCCCTGATGATCTGCCCATTCAGGTCCTTTACGCACAGGCTGTTTTCGGCCGCCAGAAACTCCTTGTGAAATCCGCGTGTTTCATAATAGGGAAAATCATCCCCGTCCCTCAAGCGAACGCCCGTCGCCTCACATCCCGTCCATTCGAGGAGAAAAGCGGTAATTTTTCGGATAAGCTCACGGATCTCACTGTGATCGTTAAGGAGGTTGAGGACCATGAGGGTTGTCTCCTTTTCACGGTGGATCCGCTGCTCGCGGGTGATGTCCCTGAAGAAGCATTGCATGTGCCTCACCCCGCCCATGACGATGGTATTCGCCTTTATCTCCACCTCCTTCACATTCCCCTCTTTGGTCAGAATACGGTCGATGAGTACCTGCCCCTCTTTCTCCACCCTTTGAAGGGAGAAAATTCGTGAGAGTTGCCCGGGCTCCGGTGGATGGAGCATCGTCTCGAACCTGCCTACGAGCTCCGATCGCGCATATCCGGTGAGGCGAAGGAAAGAGCGGTTACAGTCCTGGATTATGCCGTGCTCCTGGTCGGCGAGGACAATTCCTTCTATGGCTTCGTCAAAAAGCGTGCGATAGCGCTTTTCGCTCGCCTGAAGTTCTTCCATGGCAATTCTCTTCTCCCCTTCTCTCCCCACCAGAGCGCCAGCCATCTCATCAAAGGCAGCAGCAAGCTGCCCCATTTCGCTCCTGTCATGGTTAAGGCCCGCCCGGGCCGTCAGATCGCCGCTCCCCAGCCGCTGAAAGGCCTTCAGGAGCCCCTGAAGCCTTCGCGTAACCAGCATGTTTCCTACAAGCCATGCAGAGAGAAGGGCGACAAGCAGGGCCGCGCATAAGAACGCGAGGGTAATCCAAAATGTCCGCGTGGAGCCTGCAAGAGCTTTCTTCTCGGGAATACCTACTGTCATGTAAAGATAGGGGGTCGAACTCCTGTCGAGAGAAAGTTTTCTGTAGACGTAAAACCATTTTATGCCGCTGCGGTCGGTGCTCGTGAAAGCGCCCGCTTCCGGTGGGCCCGCCATGAAGAGGGTCATATCGGACGGCTCCTTCATGCCTGCATATCTCTTCGGATCGGGAAAGCGGTAGAGGTAGATATGCCTGTGGTCGGTAATGCCGAGGACAAAATCCCGGGGCAAAGAGGTCTGTTGAAAAATCCTGTCGTAATGGGCGAGATCGATGGTAACCGCCACAATGCCGGTCACTTCCCTTTTTGGATTGAGAACGGGGTAGGCGAAATGAATTATGGGCTTTTGAAGGGTAGGTCCCCATACATATTCTCCTACGGAAAAGTCTTTTGTTCTGACGGCGTCCCTGAAATATTTTCTGTGCCCTATCCCGTAACGGATGAAAGGCAGCGCGCTCGCGTATATAGTCCCGTTGGCCGAGGCAGCGAATATATTCGCATATATGGGGTTCTGGGTACGAAGCTCACGAAAGAGTCTGACGCTGTCAGAAACGTTCTTATTCCTCACTTCCTGCAACTTTGACAGAGTGACGAGAAAGATCCTGGCCCCTTCCATCGTGCGGGTATGGTCATGGGCCAGATCGGTGAGAACCCTCACCGATTGGTTCCTGCTATCTTCCATGTCCCGGCGCTGACGGTCCAATCCCCCGTAGATGATAATCCCCAGGGCGGGAAGAAGGGAAATCAGCACCAGAAGGATGAGATGGGTCCGGATGGATCTGAAAAATGCATGTCTCATTAGTCTTCCCGGGGTCCCCGCATGAAGAAGACGTGAAAGGCGCGAATATATTTGGAAGGTGCGGGGTGAGACCATTATACCGTCACCGGCAAAAAAATAGCAACTACCGCCAAATAAACGCACCTTTTCCCGGGACCTTGTCTTCCCCGGCTCCACCTTTTTATTCACCTTTGAGCGACGGAAATGATAGAATGGAGTAGAATTCCACGGATGAATACCGTACATATCACGTATGAGGAGGCCCTGCCATGTCCCGATTATTCGAACCCTCATCTTTAAAAAATATGACCCTCCCGAACCGCTTTGTCCGGTCCGCCACGTGGGAAGGGCTTGCGACAGAAGACGGCTCGGTCACGCCGGAGCTTATCGAGGTGCAGAGGCAACTTGCCCGCGGCGCCGTGGGGCTCATCATAAGCGGTCATGCCTATGTGAGCCGGGAAGGTCAGGCGGGTATGCGGCAGCTCGGCGCCTATTCGGATGCCCTGATTCCCGGATTAACCGCCATGACGGAGGCCATTCACGAATCCGGGGGCAAGGCGGCCCTCCAGCTCGCCCACGCGGGGTCTCGCGCCGCATTCAAGCTCACCGGCCTTTCGCCCATGGGTCCTTCGGAGACGGAGGAAGGGAGGGAGATGACGGGAAAAGATATGAGGGATATTGCCGGAGCCTTTGCCCGAGCGGCAGAAAGGGCACGGATTGCGGGGTTCGATGCGGTCCAGGTCCATGCAGCCCATGGGTATCTCCTGAGCCAGTACCTCTCTCCCTGCTTCAACAAGAGGACCGACGGCTATGGGGGCGCAATAGAGAACAGGACCCAGCTTCTCATTGAGGTAATAAACGCGGTGAGGGAGGCAGTGGGCCCCGAGTTCCCCATACTCGTGAAGCTCAACTCCGAGGACTTTCTCCCCAACGGCCTTACCACGGACGACATGTTTCGCGTGGCCGCCTTCCTTGAACAGGCGGGCATTGACGCGATTGAAATGAGCGGGGGCACCGTTCTTTCCGGAAAGTACCTGCCCTCCCGCCCCGGAAAACCGGCCGAGGGAGAGCCTGAAGCCTATTACGAGCCCGTAGCGGAGACTTTCAAGAGAAAACTGCCGACCCCTCTGATGCTGGTGGGCGGCATCCGCACCCTCGAGACCGCCGAGAGGCTGGTCGATACGGGGATCACGGACTATATCGCCCTTTGCCGACCCCTGATCCGTGAGCCGGACCTCGTGGCCCGCTGGAGATCTGGAGACCACAGGCCCGCGAGATGTGTCTCCGACAACGGCTGCTTCGCACCCGGGTTCGAAGGAAAAGGTGTCTATTGTGTGGTGGAGGAGCAGGAGAAGAGAGGGTCCGACAAGGGTCATCCCGGGCCCTGACCTTCTGGCCTTCGTCTACTGAAAAGGCGTAGGAAAGAGACCGTCCTTCAGGGCGGTTGCTTCGTTTTTCACCGCTCTTGGTCAGGCCTTTCTCATTTTTATCCCTCTATGGAGCCATCAGCATTCATTATGGTCTATAAGTTTAAATATATTGACAGAAGCCGCTACGGGGGATATTTACGATTAAACTCTATTTTTCGGGCTTCTTATAATGCCGCTCCGGGCGGGCGGATATCGCTCTCCGCGCGCGTCAGCAATTCATGTGCGTCGCGGGAAGGAATGGGCCATGGGCAAGAAAAATTGTCTCCTCATTGTCGCTACCATGGATACAAAAGGAAGGGAGGCCGCTTGGGTCCGGGACTGCGCCCGGGAACAAGGAGCCTCGACTTTTCTGATGGACATAGGCATCCTGGGCCTCCCCCAGGTCGAACCGGACATTACGAATAAACAACTTGCCGAGGTCGCCGGGTGCGACCTTAAGGAAGTGATAGAGACCAGGGACCGGCCGCAGGGACTCGATGCCATGCAGAGGGGTGGTACGGCCTACGCGGGCCGCCTGCTCCGCGAGGGGTTGCTCGATGGGATCATCGGCTTGGGAGGGGGAACGGGCACAGCCGTAATCACTTCCATCATGCGGGCCCTGCCCTTCGGGCTCCCAAAGGTCATGGTCTCCACCGTGGCGTCACGGGACGTCAGGGAATTCATAGGCACCAAAGATATCGTCATGTTCCATTCCGTGGCGGATCTCCTCGGTTTCAATGAATTCACACGCCTTATCCTGGGGCAGGCCGCCTACGCCGTATGCGGCATGATGCAGAAGGGCGCCTCCTCTCTGGGGGGAAGGCCGATGGTGGCGGTAACCGCGTACGGCGTCAATTCCGAGTGCGCCATCCTTGCGGAAGGCTTCCTCCGTGAAAAAGGCTACGAGATGATGGGGTTTCACGCAAACGGCTGCGGGGGGATGGCAATGGAGGAGCTGATCGGCGAGGGCAGGATCGCGGGCGTCCTCGATCTCACACCCCACGAGATCGCCGATGATCTCTACGGGGGCTACTGCAAAGGAATCGGTCCCGCCCGTTTCGAGACAGCGGGGAAAATGGGGGTGCCCCTGGTCTTTGCCCCGGGAGGCCTTGACAATGCGGTATTCAGTCCGGTCTATCCCATGCCGGACCAATTTACCGGAAGGAGGGTATACCGCCACGACGCCCGGTTCTGCGTGCGTATGGAATCACCGGAGATGGAGCGATTTGCCGCAATCATCACGGCTAAGCTCAATAAGTCGGAAGGTCCTTCTCACGTGCTTATCCCCACCAGGGGATGGTCCGAGGCGGACAAGGAAGGCAGGGAGCTCTTCGACCCCGCTGCCGACCGGGTTTTCACCGAGACCTTAAAGAAGTTTCTCGACCCCCGTATACCGGTGGAGGAGATAAACGTCCACATATGCGACCCCGCTTTCGCCGAACGGGCAGTCGAGGTACTGCACACCATGATGAAGGCCCGAGGATGACTTTTATGCATTGAGATCTCTGAATCGGGCCAAAATTGGAAAGGCCCTCGCGTTTTCACGGCCCGGGAAGATAATATTCAGGCTCCTTTCTCGATTGACAGCTTTCATATATGCGTGTAACGGCCGGACCGGAAGAAAGCTCATTCATCGCCCGGGCTTGTACCGGGCAGACCTTGACACAGGCGAAGCACAGGGTGCACCGCCCTTTATCCGTAGTCGCGGGGTCATCCCTATCTATTGCTTCGACGGGGCAGGCATCAGCGCACAGGGTGCATCCGGTGCAAAGGGCCATGTCGGTTTCAGGCGTGAAAGAGGCGGTCTGCCTGAGACTTCTTACGCGGTAAAGCGCTTCAGGCTCCTTGTAGGGGACGTTCCCGGGCACTGTCAGCGGTTTTATCGCCCCCAGTAAATCAAGGGCTTCCATTTTCTTTCGGACAAGACCGCCGAATTCCCGGGCTTTTTGCAGGTCTTTCTCGTCGGGCCTTCCCCGGGCGATGGGCCGTTTTTCGGTAGAATAGGAGTGCTCTCCTATAAAAGCGCCTCCTGCCACAGGAATAAACCCCCGTTTTGATGCAATATCATAGAGTTCCCTGAGTGCATCATCATAGGCCCTGTTACCGTATATCACCACGAGCACGGCAGGGGTATTTTCACCCGATAAAGTGTAGAAATAGTCCGCCGCGGTCTCGGGGACCCTTCCGTAATAGACGGGCACTGCGAGTATGACGATCTCATCGCCCCTGAAGGCCCGGGTGTTTTTCGCCCGCTGCGCGGGTCTCGTGCAGTCGAGGACCTTCACCTGCGCCCCTGCCATACCGCGGGCTATCTCTTTTGCAGTGGTCCCGGTCGTTCCCGTAGGGGAAAAATAGAGACATGTGACCGTTTCGATATCCATAAATGTGCTCCTTTTGCCGCACAACGCCGGAAGGATAAGTCGACCTTGCCGGGCCGTAATTTCTTATTGAACGGGCGCCCCCTCGAGGGGAGCGGCCTGATCGCAGCACCATTCTTCCATCGCGCCGTCGTAGATCTTCACATTCCCGTAACCGAGAATTTCGCTCAGTGCAAACCACCAGGCTGAAGCAAACTGTCCGTTGGAACAGACCACGATGATCGTCCTGTCCCTGTCGTCCCCTATTTTCTGAGAAGCAAGGGCCTGCAGGGTTCCTCTGGATTCAAAGATTCCTTCTTTTCCGTGGACGAGTGAATAAGGCAGGTTAACGGCCCCGGGGATGCGGCCTTTCCTTTTGACCGAGGGGCAGACGATCCTTCCCGTAAACTGCGCCTCCGGTCTCGTATCGAGAATAGCGCCTCTGCCCGCGCAGCCGCACGAGGCCACCACATCCTTTTTTAGAGCCAGGACACTCTCGTTCCAGCCGCAACGAAAATCGCTCTTCGTCCTTTTGGAGACCTTCTTCGAGAGGGGTCTTCCTTCCTTCACCCATTTGTTGAACCCCCCGTCAAGGATCGAAAGGTTGCGTATGCCCGCGTACCTGAGCGTCCACGCAACCCGCGTCGCATTCACGCGGTCCTCATCCCTGTCCGTTTTGCCCACGATCACCACGTGGGAATCCGCATCGGCGCCCATTGAGCAGACCTTGTCCTCAAGCTCGTCTTTCATGGGAAGCTGGCACCCCATATCGGCGTCGGCGGTTCTCCAGGCAGTAAAGGTGAGGGAGATGGACCCGGGAATGTGGCCTTCCCTGTACTCCTCCACTTTTCGTATATCGAGGATGATCAAGGAACGGTTATTGATGTTCTCCTGAAGCCGGCCCGTTGACAGGACAGGCTCGTACGCGGCAGACTGAACCGCTACGGAAAGGATATATCCGATTACCGACGCAAAGAACCAAAAATATTTCTTCATGGCACTCTCCCATTAGGGGGCCTCCAGGGGGAAAAGACCTTCGCCGCACCCGGCAGTCTTCCTTCGCCATGCGAAAACCCCGTTATTATAGATCGACCTTCTCCATTCCGAGGTCGCAATATTTCTGCGCCAGGTCCCTGTAAACCCTGCGTCCCCAATCCCAGAAATCCTTTTCCCTTTGGGTCACGTCCTTAATCTTTCGCGCCGGATTCCCCGCCGCGACGATCGATTCCTGTATCTTCTGCTCCCGCTTAACCACGGTCCCTTCTGCAATGATGGCGCCGTCACCCACTTCGGAGCGGATGCTCAGGATCGCACCCATTCCGATGCCCGCGAAATCGCCAATTCTTTTCGCATGGACAATAGCCCCGTGGCCGATGGTCACCCCTTGCCCGATGGAGCAGCTATCTTCGGGAGGGGCATGGACGATAACCCCTTCCTCGATCGCAGTGCCGTCCCCGATGATGATGGTCCCGTAATCACCCCGCAGTATGGCCCCGTGGCCTATATAGCAGTGGTCGCCTATCCTCACGTCCCCGATGACCTGGGCAGTCTCACTCACGTAGGTTCCTGCCTTTCCTATCTGCGGCAGCCTTCCATCGAATTTGAAAAACATCATTCCCCCTTTGTCCGGGAATTTTGATCCCTATCTCAAAACCCGGGCACATGGCCCGCTCTACCTGGCGTTTCCCTGGACCACATATCTCTCAAAATAGTCGGTAAGGGCCTTTTTAAGCCCCCCGGCGCCCAGGTTGGAACAAGGATCTTATGTTCCGGCAGTCCGCCCAGGGCTTCCGCAATGTCCTCATCCACTATCATCATCGCGTCATCGAGATTCTTGCCTTTGGCAAGCTCACTCATGGCGCTTGCACAGGCGATGGAGGCGGGGCAACCCCTGACCTGGTACTTTACGTCGATAACCGTGTCGCCTTCCACCTTCAGAAAGACCTTCACGAAATCGCCGCATTCCGCGTCTCCGAATTCGCCGATGCCGTGGGCGTTCTCCATGGCCCCCACGTTTCTCGGCCTCTGAAAGTGGTCGAGCACTTTGTCACTGTAACCGTTCATCTCCTGATTCCTCCTGCTTACGCTCTTTATCGTCTCGCGCCGGCCTCTGCCTCTTTTCCGAAACCCATGATCTGCTCCACGATCTCGTCGAATATTCTCGCCGTAGGGGTCCCGGAATAGGAGTGGATATAGGGCTCCTCGCTATCACCGCTCTTTACGATATCCGGGTCTATCGGTATTTTTCCGAGAAATGGCACGTGGAACCGGTCGGCAAGCTTTCTGCCCCCTCCCGAAGAGAAGATGTCTACTTCCTTTCCGCAATCAGGGCAGACGAAGCCGCTCATGTTCTCCACGATACCCGCGACAGGAAGACCCAGTTGACCGCAGAAGGTGATGCACTTCTCCACGTCGATCGTTGCGATCTCCTGTGGGGTGGTCACGATGACGCCGCTTCCTTTGGACGCGAACATCTGCGCCGCGGAAAGGGGCTCGTCTCCGGTGCCGGGGGGGCAATCGACGACAAGGCAATCGAGGTCGCCCCAGGCAACGCTCTCCACGAACTCCCTGATCATCTTCGCCTTCATGGGTCCCCTCCAGATGACGGCGCTCTCGTTCCCGTCGATGAAGAAGCCGATGGACATGACCTTCAAGTTCTCAAAAACTTCGAGGGGTACAACCTCCTCGTCGCGAAGTCCCACCTTCTTTCCCGAAAGGCCGAGGAGCTTGGGAACGCTCGGACCGTGGATGTCTACGTCCATTATACCGGTTTTCAGACCCCGTAGTGCGAGACTGACGGCAAGGTTCACCGCCACCGTGCTCTTGCCGACCCCTCCTTTGCCTGAAAGGACGATGAAGACGTTCTTGATCCTGTCGAGTTTTTCCTTGAGCGCCTGTTCATTCTTTGCGCTATCCGCTGCTTCGCTACAGTTCATAGTTCCTCCAGATAAGTTATTCATATAGTTCCCTGCCCTACTGTCCCGCACTCAGCGGCATACCCGTAAAGCTTACCAGTGTCCTTCCACATCGGCGCTGTCGAGCCTGGTCAGTTGGCCCCTATCGAGCATCTCCAACGCTTCCCTCACGGTCACGTGTGACGCGGTGTATGCCTCAATACCGGCCTCGCGTAAAACACTGAACGCATTGGGACCGAGATGGCCGCTTATCACGGCCTGAGCCGGTGTCCCGGCCACGACACGGGCAGTACTGATTCCTGCGCCCTGAGGTACATTCATGCTTCCCGTATTATCGATGGCTTCGAAAGAGCCTTTCTCTTTATTGTAGAGGATAATCTTCCTGCTTCGCCCGAAACGCTCATCCACCATTCCATCAATGGTACCGTCCGTGCCGGTTACGG
The Syntrophorhabdaceae bacterium DNA segment above includes these coding regions:
- a CDS encoding PocR ligand-binding domain-containing protein; protein product: MSMNRTILLVEDEAMIAIAGAEKVRSFGFHVIVAPSGKKAVELASRKEKIDLVLMDLDLGSEMSGAEAARRILSLRSLPVVFLTSHSFEESGEGIKDIPLCGYVVKGSGDYILRFSIEAAFELFESRRSGLRHSPLPFHEGKDEVPVLHEGNDSLGLSDLIDSEALQPLVDDFCRLTGIGAAVVDLEGKILVSSGWQEICTKFHRLHPESRRNCVESDITLTRGAVEGTFNVYKCKNNMMDLATPIMAGPAHVGNLFLGQFLFDDEMPDYDLFRAQAKRYGFDEKAYMTALEQVPRRSKEAVNASMSFFSKFARIISQLSLNRLNLSRALTERDRSLILLKEKEELLENQVRLVTTLLDTVPSPIYYKNRSGRFLGCNRAFEEFRGMARKRIIGRTVRELDPTKEADKYEEMDRLLYANQGVQTFEWRARTASGAARDVIFRKALFRDAAGSVAGIAGVMTDITEQKKAQEKLKRLTDAMEASMEGMAVIGGNELLVYVNKSFAAVYGYSMADELVGQSWRLLYEDNEIRRFDRYILPQFRRHGQWQGEATGKRKDESFFPQEVSLTALDHGGSICVVRDTSVRKKIDEVQLFLLQSGYARSGGEFFKSLARYLAWTLEVDYVCIDRLSGQDHKAKTLAIYFDGTFEDNVEYTLADTPCEEVVGKTICSFPQKVRDLFPRDEILREMGAESYVGTTLWGSDGRPIGLIAVIARRPMEDTRLVETVLKLAAIRAAGELERRDAQGEIEALLSEKELLLREVHHRIKNNMNVIMSLLALQASRLKDPTVVAALADARSRVQSMMVLYDKLYRSADFRNISADQYLNSLIDEIARNFPGLKSVRVEKNIEPFILDARVLSSLGIIL
- a CDS encoding PAS domain S-box protein codes for the protein MRHAFFRSIRTHLILLVLISLLPALGIIIYGGLDRQRRDMEDSRNQSVRVLTDLAHDHTRTMEGARIFLVTLSKLQEVRNKNVSDSVRLFRELRTQNPIYANIFAASANGTIYASALPFIRYGIGHRKYFRDAVRTKDFSVGEYVWGPTLQKPIIHFAYPVLNPKREVTGIVAVTIDLAHYDRIFQQTSLPRDFVLGITDHRHIYLYRFPDPKRYAGMKEPSDMTLFMAGPPEAGAFTSTDRSGIKWFYVYRKLSLDRSSTPYLYMTVGIPEKKALAGSTRTFWITLAFLCAALLVALLSAWLVGNMLVTRRLQGLLKAFQRLGSGDLTARAGLNHDRSEMGQLAAAFDEMAGALVGREGEKRIAMEELQASEKRYRTLFDEAIEGIVLADQEHGIIQDCNRSFLRLTGYARSELVGRFETMLHPPEPGQLSRIFSLQRVEKEGQVLIDRILTKEGNVKEVEIKANTIVMGGVRHMQCFFRDITREQRIHREKETTLMVLNLLNDHSEIRELIRKITAFLLEWTGCEATGVRLRDGDDFPYYETRGFHKEFLAAENSLCVKDLNGQIIRDDAGSPVLECMCGNILSCRFDPALPFFTARGSFWSNCTTDLLATTTDEDRQTRTRNRCNGEGYESVALIPLRHGNLILGLLQFNDRRKGRFTPELISFLESTGEQIAIALAQRQAQVALRKSEQRFRDISEAAGEYLFEFDPYWRFTFVSDRIRDVLEYSPHEVRGKIVFELLPEPMVPKARDLFESLKRDRVGFSGVEFPVLTKTGRAVWMSATAVPIFDGNRDILGYRGAAMDITSRKEAEETIKGSLREKEVLLREIHHRVKNNLQVVSSLLNMQSRYIRDSEDSACFSASMDRIRSMALIHDKLYRSRNLAHIYFPDYVNDLSRDLLLAYALGRDMEMNIDVAPLSLDIDTAMPLGLIINELLSNSLKHAFPNGNSGAICLNLSAGERENTLVVSDNGIGFPPGIDFTRTQSLGMQLVMTLVDQLEGSIELRSEGGTEVRITFGSA
- a CDS encoding NADH:flavin oxidoreductase encodes the protein MSRLFEPSSLKNMTLPNRFVRSATWEGLATEDGSVTPELIEVQRQLARGAVGLIISGHAYVSREGQAGMRQLGAYSDALIPGLTAMTEAIHESGGKAALQLAHAGSRAAFKLTGLSPMGPSETEEGREMTGKDMRDIAGAFARAAERARIAGFDAVQVHAAHGYLLSQYLSPCFNKRTDGYGGAIENRTQLLIEVINAVREAVGPEFPILVKLNSEDFLPNGLTTDDMFRVAAFLEQAGIDAIEMSGGTVLSGKYLPSRPGKPAEGEPEAYYEPVAETFKRKLPTPLMLVGGIRTLETAERLVDTGITDYIALCRPLIREPDLVARWRSGDHRPARCVSDNGCFAPGFEGKGVYCVVEEQEKRGSDKGHPGP
- a CDS encoding Tm-1-like ATP-binding domain-containing protein; this encodes MGKKNCLLIVATMDTKGREAAWVRDCAREQGASTFLMDIGILGLPQVEPDITNKQLAEVAGCDLKEVIETRDRPQGLDAMQRGGTAYAGRLLREGLLDGIIGLGGGTGTAVITSIMRALPFGLPKVMVSTVASRDVREFIGTKDIVMFHSVADLLGFNEFTRLILGQAAYAVCGMMQKGASSLGGRPMVAVTAYGVNSECAILAEGFLREKGYEMMGFHANGCGGMAMEELIGEGRIAGVLDLTPHEIADDLYGGYCKGIGPARFETAGKMGVPLVFAPGGLDNAVFSPVYPMPDQFTGRRVYRHDARFCVRMESPEMERFAAIITAKLNKSEGPSHVLIPTRGWSEADKEGRELFDPAADRVFTETLKKFLDPRIPVEEINVHICDPAFAERAVEVLHTMMKARG